The proteins below come from a single Myripristis murdjan chromosome 10, fMyrMur1.1, whole genome shotgun sequence genomic window:
- the spry1 gene encoding protein sprouty homolog 1 — protein MELQSQHGPGGSLVVIQQPSLEGRQRSDYERELQHAAILSLDQIKAIRSSNEYTEGPSVVRRPPAPRMAPRPQDKQERTHEVILVNVNNNYEHRSSGHHHNHHHHHVGGSVVVVAGGQQYGGSRAPGLSRSTSTGSAASSGSNSSASSEQGLLARSPPTRPGMSLPHHHRAEWPVRTQPKPKALSQPQQGSQFHQPPLEAPLKPSSKGKSDLSGMGNGVVAAAGHQFICERCGKCKCSECTAPRSLPSCLACNGQCLCSAESALEHGTCMCLVKGIFYHCSNDDEGDSCADHPCSLSRSHCCSRFLCMGLMSVLFPCLLCYPPVKGCLKACQGCYDRVNRPGCRCKNSNTVYCKLESWAPQSQEKPS, from the coding sequence ATGGAGCTCCAAAGTCAACATGGCCCCGGCGGTTCATTAGTGGTGATCCAGCAACCTTCCCTGGAGGGCCGGCAGAGGTCGGATTACGAGCGGGAGCTCCAGCATGCCGCCATTCTCTCCCTGGACCAAATCAAGGCCATCCGCTCCAGCAACGAGTATACCGAGGGGCCCTCGGTGGTGCGGAGGCCCCCTGCGCCCCGCATGGCCCCCAGGCCCCAGGACAAGCAGGAGAGGACTCATGAGGTCATCCTCGTCAATGTGAACAACAACTATGAGCACCGGTCGTCAggccaccaccacaaccaccaccatcaccacgtCGGGGGCAGTGTGGTGGTTGTGGCCGGGGGTCAGCAGTATGGAGGCTCGCGGGCGCCGGGGCTCAGCCGCTCCACCAGCACGGGGAGCGCCGCCAGTTCAGGGAGCAACAGCAGTGCCTCCTCTGAGCAGGGACTCTTGGCACGCTCGCCCCCCACCAGGCCTGGCATGAGCTTACCGCACCACCACCGAGCGGAATGGCCTGTTCGGACTCAGCCCAAGCCCAAGGCCCTTTCACAGCCGCAGCAGGGCTCCCAGTTCCACCAGCCTCCACTAGAGGCTCCACTCAAGCCCTCGAGCAAAGGGAAATCAGACTTGTCTGGCATGGGCAACGGAGTGGTGGCCGCCGCCGGGCACCAGTTCATCTGCGAACGTTGCGGAAAGTGCAAGTGCAGCGAGTGCACGGCCCCCAGGAGCCTGCCCTCCTGCCTGGCATGCAACGGCCAGTGCCTCTGCTCGGCGGAGAGCGCGCTGGAGCACGGCACGTGCATGTGCCTGGTCAAGGGCATCTTCTACCACTGCTCCAATGACGATGAGGGGGACTCATGCGCTGACCACCCCTGCTCGCTGTCACGCTCCCACTGCTGCTCACGCTTCCTGTGCATGGGATTAATGTCGGTACTTTTCCCCTGTCTGCTATGCTACCCGCCTGTCAAGGGGTGTCTGAAGGCGTGCCAGGGCTGCTACGACCGGGTCAACAGGCCCGGCTGCCGCTGCAAGAACTCCAACACTGTCTATTGCAAACTGGAGAGCTGGGCACCACAGAGCCAGGAAAAGCCTTCCTGA